The following are encoded in a window of Ranitomeya variabilis isolate aRanVar5 chromosome 8, aRanVar5.hap1, whole genome shotgun sequence genomic DNA:
- the LOC143788828 gene encoding uncharacterized protein LOC143788828, translating into MRSFPGPTPLLHFASLLDSTCRTIVLLHNRTGYCCIRHCFCCTTTAIWSNLGEEGIADVKKGCGFIPLFRNGRKRDTSMSFTGSFPDKFTQFCRLSIEAFDRLLILLGPHLSYEDTVMRRAISAEERLLITLR; encoded by the exons ATGAGGTCATTTCCTGgtccaacccctcttctccattttgcttCCTTGTTGGATTCAACATGCCGCACCATCGTCTTACTCCACAACAGAACCGGCTACTGTTGCATACGgcactgcttttgctgcaccaCCACAGCGATCTG gagcaatctcggagaagaaggaatagcagacgtcaaaaaaggatgtgggttcatcccattattCAGGAACGGGAGGAAAAGGGACACTTCCATGTCCTTTACCGGGAG ctttccagataaatttactcagttttgccggctttccattgaggcatttgatcgtcttctaattcttcttggtccacacctcagttatgaagatacggtcatgcgaagagcaatctctgcagaggaaaggctgctcatcaccttgcggtaa